AGCAGGAAAAATCCCCAGAGAATATTCTGAAATAGATGAATCAAAAGTGACAAAGGAATTCAAAGAGATTGTTCAGAGATTAGAAACTATTGTGAGAGCACATGAAAACCTGGCAAAATCGGCACCAGTGGTGAAAGATGTGGTTAAATTGGAGAGAGTTCTTACTGAAAACCAAAACATACTTACACAACTACAACAAATACTTAAGGAACAATCAAAGGTTATGAATTCCTCTTTCCAAATTATGGAGGCAAGTACAGACTTCTTTAAAAAAAATCAAGAAGTTATGGAACAATTGTATTCTGTTATTCAAAAGCTTTCTGAGAAAGGGATTCCTATAAATATAATTCCGGGAGGGCAGCTTGGCTAAATTAAAAAAACAGCGTGAGATTAATATTGTTAGCCTTTCATTTCTGGATGTTCTATCTAACACTATTGGAGCATTGGCCTTTCTTCTGTTACTTCTCGTTATCGCTACTACCATAGTAACGGCTAAGATGCATTACCTTTCGCTTGAGATAGTTACTGACACCAACTTGCCTGATGCAAAAGAAGGAGAGCCTTACTCCATTGCGATATCTGCTATAGGAGGAGATGAACCATACCTGTGGCAGTATCAGGGAGAGCTGCCTGAAGGAGTAAAATTTGACAACAAAAGAGGAATCATTAGTGGTATACCTAAGGTAAACCCTATTAAACATGAAAAAACCTTTATCTTCACAGTTCAAGTATCTGATTCATATAAAGATAAAAAGAGCACGGTTCAAAAGGAACTAAAGATAAAAGTATTTCCCTTACCTCCTATAACATGGGAAGAATTGAAACTAAATCCGGTAAAAATCAAGACAGATACTCTTCCTAATGCTATGGTTGGGAGTTATTATAAAATAGCACTCTCTGCTATCGGGGGGTTGGAGCCTTATAGATGGTTAATAAATGGTGATTTGCCGGCAGGTTTAAGATTGAGTAATGATTTGATC
Above is a window of bacterium DNA encoding:
- a CDS encoding Ig domain-containing protein — its product is MAKLKKQREINIVSLSFLDVLSNTIGALAFLLLLLVIATTIVTAKMHYLSLEIVTDTNLPDAKEGEPYSIAISAIGGDEPYLWQYQGELPEGVKFDNKRGIISGIPKVNPIKHEKTFIFTVQVSDSYKDKKSTVQKELKIKVFPLPPITWEELKLNPVKIKTDTLPNAMVGSYYKIALSAIGGLEPYRWLINGDLPAGLRLSNDLILGTPKMKGTSTFILKVIDVLSKSDEKEVSLRIEPAPIKDFSDGSDSKSLSFIVDPKLTVLPLKITTKKLSGAIVDIPYQITLAASGGIVPYKWLIVKGKLPKGLKLDEEKGEINGILKDTEEGMKYKFLLEVEDSQGVPAKDSKWLNIATYFAKQPEKFWRKPWVIVLATIGIILIIYYIIALVQSIIMKKRGYELRWVKLR